From the Butyrivibrio fibrisolvens genome, one window contains:
- a CDS encoding DUF5011 domain-containing protein yields MRKKFVAMLMTLTCTVSVAACSNGAASGGDNTAPVIEGAADATVMAGTEFDALSGITASDDQDGDLSSVIKVEATPSLDFKNDKATPENAGSYELVYSVTDKGGLTTESYATLTVTKMTGDEEVYKEFDFSKAGEVDNKGWEVKIGDNAKATGQLKQGAYVFDIENPGESDGEVALSKSGFEVKKADYTVKVWAKSTKPTYAHIIARDESAADWATFGGSYNVQITEEVAPYELTFSSDKEGKCELMINMGKITPNPDNAEDTTPEDFTVTIDKIEIYESVGEEELVASYTAEPSKDNLVVEAGDSAEAAVTFEDGSAKTDITAYPSADGGVWSIKTDIAIGDVKIENGKKYYYRFNVNAANGQTGEVLVESREKGFECRANFNTLDAPAGEEITVEGVFTAEADVEDPVIRLQIGNAPEGVTDNEIVISSIEFGTVEGDKEVTKTIDSFMAFGRNSANADNTDLPWETFNGTDEDNDKGVGVIWAEDGNFFYRIDNGGTVDWHNKLICGYTGNPLTLESDAYYTIEITVKAQKPVSCGVFLNPMGDWDPRISEGMDITTEYQTFRFTTTDTFITDMDFELLFQFGSEDTAAMGENTIEFSNITIYKMSAM; encoded by the coding sequence ATGAGAAAAAAGTTTGTGGCAATGCTTATGACACTTACATGTACAGTATCAGTAGCTGCCTGTTCAAACGGCGCAGCATCAGGCGGTGATAATACTGCTCCTGTAATAGAGGGAGCTGCTGATGCTACAGTTATGGCCGGAACAGAGTTTGATGCTCTTAGCGGCATAACAGCATCTGATGATCAGGATGGTGATCTTAGCAGTGTGATCAAGGTAGAGGCAACTCCTTCACTTGATTTTAAGAACGATAAGGCAACACCTGAGAACGCAGGATCTTATGAGCTTGTATATTCTGTAACAGATAAGGGAGGTCTTACTACTGAAAGCTATGCAACTCTTACTGTTACCAAGATGACTGGGGACGAGGAAGTTTATAAAGAATTTGATTTTAGTAAGGCCGGAGAAGTAGATAATAAAGGCTGGGAAGTTAAGATCGGGGACAATGCCAAGGCAACAGGACAGCTCAAGCAGGGCGCATATGTTTTTGATATAGAAAATCCCGGAGAGTCTGATGGAGAAGTTGCTCTTTCCAAATCAGGATTTGAAGTCAAAAAAGCTGACTATACTGTAAAAGTCTGGGCTAAGTCAACAAAGCCAACATATGCACATATCATTGCAAGAGATGAAAGCGCAGCAGACTGGGCTACTTTTGGCGGATCTTATAACGTTCAGATCACAGAAGAGGTAGCACCTTACGAACTTACTTTTTCTTCAGATAAAGAGGGTAAGTGCGAGCTCATGATCAATATGGGCAAGATCACACCTAACCCTGATAATGCAGAAGATACAACACCTGAAGACTTCACTGTAACTATTGATAAGATCGAGATCTACGAAAGCGTTGGCGAAGAGGAGCTTGTAGCTTCATATACAGCAGAGCCTTCTAAAGACAATCTTGTTGTAGAAGCAGGCGACAGCGCAGAAGCTGCAGTGACATTTGAAGATGGCAGTGCCAAGACTGATATTACAGCTTATCCATCTGCTGACGGCGGAGTATGGAGCATTAAGACAGACATCGCAATAGGCGATGTTAAGATCGAGAATGGAAAGAAGTACTATTACAGATTCAATGTTAATGCTGCTAACGGACAGACTGGTGAAGTTCTGGTAGAGAGCAGGGAAAAAGGCTTTGAGTGCAGAGCTAATTTTAACACGCTGGATGCACCTGCCGGCGAGGAGATAACAGTTGAGGGCGTATTTACGGCAGAAGCTGACGTGGAGGATCCTGTTATCCGCCTTCAGATCGGTAACGCTCCTGAAGGAGTAACTGATAACGAGATCGTTATAAGCAGCATCGAATTTGGAACAGTAGAAGGCGATAAGGAAGTTACTAAGACAATCGACTCTTTCATGGCATTTGGAAGAAATAGTGCCAACGCAGATAATACAGATCTTCCATGGGAGACCTTCAATGGAACTGATGAAGATAATGACAAGGGAGTTGGCGTTATCTGGGCAGAAGACGGAAACTTCTTCTACCGCATTGATAATGGAGGCACAGTAGACTGGCACAACAAGCTTATCTGCGGTTATACAGGCAATCCTCTCACTCTTGAATCAGATGCTTACTATACGATCGAGATAACAGTTAAGGCGCAAAAGCCTGTATCTTGCGGAGTATTCCTCAATCCTATGGGAGATTGGGATCCCAGAATCTCAGAAGGAATGGATATCACAACTGAGTATCAGACCTTCAGATTTACTACTACAGATACGTTCATCACAGATATGGATTTCGAGCTTCTGTTCCAGTTTGGTTCTGAGGACACAGCAGCTATGGGAGAAAATACTATAGAGTTTTCTAACATTACTATCTATAAGATGAGCGCTATGTAA
- a CDS encoding extracellular solute-binding protein, protein MKRYKKLSALVLAAVMTSSLAGCGSGDKQSASASDIDALVSEYGFQWEDPTKPIVNEKGSQEISFNIYSSKNASALDYNDMKIMQDLYDQTGVKVNWENVSESVYSQQKSLIFGNSENRPDAIYHAGMDSGEIIKYAKRKVLLPISDYLDYMPNLKKLLEERPDIKNQLLNVEDGKIYSLPRIEEMGLLEFPNLLFLNAQWAKDAINAGAVTGLSESDVQDGLTLTADQMEQILAYFRDNDMNGNGKSDDERPLSFVYNNWQGNQCDLYGMFGLNDNLEHRVVVDGKVTYTVTDDRFKEATNYIASWVDNGLIDKVSFEQSQDNFLAGGKGLETYGAFYWWESETVVSNPEDYIVCSPLIGPNGDQTICVSNNPEIGTGEVVVFADCKYPEILLAYFDRYYDPLISAQINYGPVGVVYEEELDDSGMLVQKPLPEGVTADELRLQNAPLGIINLGEYAWNNVVNMEPRAKLRLERLDQVARPYVDAKVTPCPNLQFTLEELNTLGNYESNMNDYIRTNLIAWLMKGGVTDSDWEAFQNDLNGKVKLPEIQQVYQDAYDRYISQ, encoded by the coding sequence ATGAAAAGGTATAAAAAACTAAGCGCTCTGGTTCTTGCAGCGGTTATGACTTCGTCGCTTGCCGGTTGCGGATCAGGAGATAAGCAAAGTGCATCAGCATCTGACATAGATGCTCTTGTAAGTGAGTATGGATTTCAGTGGGAGGATCCTACAAAGCCTATAGTCAATGAAAAGGGTTCACAGGAGATAAGCTTCAATATCTATTCTTCTAAGAATGCTTCTGCACTTGATTATAACGACATGAAGATCATGCAGGATCTGTATGATCAGACCGGTGTCAAAGTAAACTGGGAGAATGTATCTGAATCTGTATATTCCCAGCAAAAGAGCCTTATCTTTGGCAACAGTGAGAATCGTCCTGATGCTATCTATCATGCAGGTATGGATTCAGGAGAGATAATCAAGTATGCAAAGCGTAAAGTTCTTTTGCCAATAAGTGATTATCTTGATTATATGCCCAATCTTAAAAAGCTTCTGGAAGAACGTCCTGATATCAAGAACCAGCTGCTAAATGTAGAGGATGGCAAGATCTATTCCCTTCCTCGTATTGAAGAGATGGGACTTTTAGAGTTCCCTAACCTTCTGTTTCTGAATGCTCAGTGGGCCAAAGATGCTATAAATGCCGGAGCAGTTACAGGTTTATCTGAAAGCGATGTCCAGGATGGACTTACTCTTACGGCTGATCAGATGGAGCAGATCCTTGCTTACTTCAGAGACAATGATATGAACGGCAATGGTAAGAGCGATGATGAACGACCTCTTAGCTTTGTATATAACAACTGGCAGGGCAATCAGTGTGATCTGTACGGAATGTTCGGCCTTAATGATAATCTTGAGCACAGAGTTGTTGTAGATGGCAAGGTGACATATACAGTTACTGATGACAGATTCAAGGAAGCTACCAACTATATTGCAAGCTGGGTAGACAATGGCCTTATCGACAAGGTTTCATTTGAGCAGAGCCAGGACAACTTCCTTGCAGGCGGCAAGGGCCTTGAAACATATGGCGCTTTCTACTGGTGGGAGAGTGAGACAGTAGTATCTAATCCTGAAGATTATATCGTATGCAGTCCTCTTATCGGACCAAACGGCGATCAGACAATCTGTGTATCTAATAACCCTGAGATTGGAACCGGTGAAGTTGTAGTATTTGCAGATTGTAAATATCCTGAGATCCTCCTTGCATACTTCGACCGCTACTATGATCCGCTTATATCCGCTCAGATCAACTATGGTCCTGTAGGCGTTGTATATGAAGAGGAACTTGATGATAGCGGAATGCTGGTTCAAAAGCCGCTTCCGGAGGGAGTTACAGCTGATGAACTTCGTCTTCAGAATGCGCCTCTTGGCATCATCAATCTTGGAGAGTATGCATGGAACAATGTTGTCAACATGGAGCCTAGAGCGAAGCTCCGCCTTGAGAGACTTGATCAGGTGGCAAGACCTTATGTAGATGCTAAGGTAACCCCATGTCCTAACCTTCAGTTCACTCTTGAAGAGCTCAATACTCTTGGCAATTACGAAAGCAACATGAATGACTATATAAGGACCAATCTCATCGCATGGCTTATGAAGGGCGGCGTGACAGACAGCGACTGGGAAGCTTTCCAGAATGACCTTAATGGCAAAGTTAAACTTCCTGAGATCCAGCAGGTATATCAGGATGCTTATGACAGATATATAAGTCAGTAA